Proteins encoded together in one Salvelinus fontinalis isolate EN_2023a chromosome 6, ASM2944872v1, whole genome shotgun sequence window:
- the si:ch211-225p5.8 gene encoding sodium channel subunit beta-1, translating into MIQQLSSLLVFVLCVPHCHGGCAEVDSMTEAVAGESFLMGCISCKRREEVQAHTTVDWHFRATGEEEYIHIFHYDHPHPNTLHGDFNDRLEWQGTMGSKDVQIGAVFIHNVTFNDTGTYRCTFQRTLFLPLDNEYITVEKEVELTVVAEANRELLSVVSEIMMYVLIVVLQLWMIVVLIHCYNKIWAEHEARDARKALRAQKLALIKESLESKDNCDGVLLE; encoded by the exons ATGATACAACAGTTATCGTCACTCCTGGTCTTTGTTCTTTGTG TGCCACATTGTCATGGGGGCTGTGCAGAGGTGGACTCCATGACAGAGGCGGTGGCCGGGGAGAGCTTCCTCATGGGCTGCATCTCCtgtaagaggagagaggaggtccAGGCCCATACCACGGTTGACTGGCACTTCAGAGccacaggagaggaggagtataTCCAC ATCTTTCACTATGACCACCCACACCCCAACACCCTCCACGGGGACTTTAATGACCGGCTAGAGTGGCAGGGAACAATGGGGAGTAAGGATGTACAGATAGGAGCCGTCTTCATTCACAACGTCACGTTTAATGACACAGGCACTTACCGCTGCACCTTCCAGCGTACCCTCTTCCTCCCATTGGATAATGAATATATCACAGTGGAAAAGGAGGTGGAGCTTACTGTGGTGGCTGAAG CCAATCGGGAGCTGTTGTCGGTGGTGTCAGAGATCATGATGTACGTGCTAATCGTGGTGCTGCAGCTGTGGATGATCGTGGTGCTGATTCACTGCTACAACAAGATCTGGGCTGAACACGAGGCGCGGGATGCCCGCAAAGCCTTGAGGGCCCAAAAACTGGCCCTAATAAAAGA ATCTTTAGAGTCAAAGGACAATTGTGATGGAGTGCTTCTGGAGTGA